In Halopseudomonas xinjiangensis, a single genomic region encodes these proteins:
- a CDS encoding adenylosuccinate synthase: MGKNVVILGTQWGDEGKGKIVDLLTDQVAAVVRYQGGHNAGHTLVIDGEKTVLHLIPSGILRSNVMCFIGNGVVLSPEALLKELKALEAKGVPVRDRLRISPACPLILPYHVALDQAREKARGEAKIGTTGRGIGPAYEDKVSRRGLRVADLFHRERFAAKLGEVLDYHNFALQHYYKVDPVDFQKTLDEAMEYAEWLRPLMTDVTARLHELRREGANIMFEGAQGSLLDIDHGTYPFVTSSNTTAGGTATGSGFGPLYLDYVLGITKAYTTRVGSGPFPTELFDDVGARLAERGHEFGSTTGRARRCGWFDAVILRRAIEINSISGLCLTKLDVLDGLDVIRICVGYRNADGAVIEAPTDADSYIGLEPVYEDVPGWHDSTLGIKTLEGLPANARAYIARIEELVGAPIDIISTGPDRNETVVLRKLF, translated from the coding sequence ATGGGTAAGAATGTTGTCATCCTGGGCACCCAATGGGGCGATGAAGGCAAAGGCAAGATCGTTGATCTGCTCACCGATCAGGTCGCTGCCGTGGTGCGCTATCAGGGCGGACACAACGCCGGCCACACGCTGGTCATCGACGGCGAAAAAACGGTGCTGCACCTCATTCCCTCAGGGATTCTGCGCAGCAATGTCATGTGCTTCATCGGCAATGGCGTGGTGCTTTCGCCAGAAGCCCTGCTCAAGGAGCTCAAGGCGCTGGAGGCCAAGGGTGTGCCGGTTCGCGATCGGCTGCGCATCAGTCCTGCCTGTCCGCTGATCCTGCCGTATCACGTGGCACTCGATCAGGCTCGGGAAAAGGCGCGCGGCGAGGCGAAGATCGGTACAACCGGCCGCGGTATCGGCCCCGCGTACGAAGACAAGGTTTCGCGTCGCGGGCTGCGTGTCGCTGATCTGTTTCACCGTGAACGCTTCGCCGCCAAGCTTGGCGAAGTGCTCGATTACCACAACTTCGCTCTCCAGCATTACTACAAGGTGGACCCGGTCGACTTCCAGAAGACTCTGGACGAAGCAATGGAATACGCCGAATGGCTGCGTCCGCTGATGACCGACGTGACCGCACGCCTGCATGAGCTGCGCCGGGAGGGTGCCAACATCATGTTCGAAGGTGCCCAGGGCTCGCTACTCGATATCGACCATGGCACATACCCCTTCGTGACCAGCTCCAACACGACCGCTGGCGGCACCGCGACCGGCTCCGGTTTCGGTCCCTTGTATCTTGACTACGTGCTCGGCATCACCAAGGCCTATACAACCCGCGTCGGTTCCGGTCCGTTCCCGACTGAGTTGTTCGACGACGTCGGTGCGAGGCTGGCGGAGCGTGGCCACGAATTCGGCTCCACGACGGGTCGCGCGCGCCGCTGCGGCTGGTTTGACGCGGTGATCCTGCGTCGGGCGATCGAAATCAACAGCATCAGTGGCTTGTGTCTGACCAAGCTCGATGTGCTCGACGGGCTGGACGTGATCCGCATCTGCGTGGGTTATCGCAATGCAGACGGCGCGGTCATCGAGGCGCCGACGGACGCAGATAGCTACATCGGTCTCGAGCCAGTGTACGAAGACGTCCCGGGCTGGCACGACTCCACTCTGGGTATCAAGACCCTGGAGGGATTACCGGCCAATGCCCGTGCGTATATCGCCCGGATCGAGGAGCTTGTCGGCGCGCCGATCGAC